The segment GCTATTCACATTATTACCGATGGTAGAGATACTCCAGCAAAAAGTGCTTATAAATACATAAGACAAATAGAAGATTGCATAAAGAAATTTAAAGTAGGAGAAATAGCATCTATATGCGGAAGATATTGGATAATGGATAGAAATTTAATATGGGAAAGAACAGAAAAAGCTTTTGTAAATTTAACTGATCCAAATGGCAAAAAAATTGACATTTCCCCTGCAGATTATTTAAATAAAAGTTATAACGCAAATATTACAGATGAATTCTTAGAGCCTATAAGAATATCTAAAGACTTTTTAAAAGATGAAGATAGTTTAATTTGTTTTAACTTCCGACCTGATAGGGCCAGACAAATAATAAAAGCTCTTTCGGAAAAAGAATTTGATAATTTTAAAAGAAAAAGTATCCCTGATGTAGATATATTAACTTTCACTCAATACGAAGCAAATTTACCAGTTAAAATAGCTTTTCCTCCTGAGTCTCTCAATAACTTTATTGGCCAAATAGTTTCAGAAAATGGACTTAAGCAATACAGAACAGCAGAGACCGAAAAATATCCACATGTTACTTATTTTTTTAATGGAGGAGTAGAAGTCCCCTCGCCAGGAGAACAAAGACATTTAATTCCTTCGCCAAGAGTTGCAACTTATGATATGGCACCGGAAATGTCTGCCGAAGAATTAACTATTAGTTGCTCAAATGCTATAAAAACTGGACAGTATTCTTTTGTAGTTATAAATTTTGCTAATCCTGACATGGTTGGACATACAGGTAATATGGCCGCAGCTATAAAGGCCATCGAAACCGTCGATAGATGTATAGGTAAGATAGTAAATGCTACAGGAGAAATGGGAGGCAGTATTCTTATTACTGCAGATCATGGCAATGCTGAACTGATGAAAGGTCCTGATGGAGAACCCTGGACAGCTCACACTATTAATAAAGTCCCCTTAATTTTTATTGAAGGTGAGAAAAGAAAAATTCCAAATATGGGAAATGAGATTTATTTGAGAGAAAATGCTGGATTAGCAGATATTGCTCCAACATTATTGCAATTATTAAATCTTCCTATTCCAAAAGAGATGACAGGAAAATCACTTATTAAAGAAATCGAATTAAAAGGATTTAATAAAGTCGTTCAACATGTTTAAATTAGATATATAACAAATACAAAATATGAGTCAAATATTTACTTGGATATGGGTTAGTTCTGGAATACTACTAATACTTTTAGTTCTACTTCATAGTCCCAAAGGCGATGGTATGGGAGGAATAGCAGCTAGTGGAAGCTCAATGTTTACTAGCGCCAGCAGCGCTGAAGCATCCCTAAACAAAATAACATGGACCATTTTAATTATATTTTTATCTCTCGCAATCATTCTTAGTGCAGGTTGGATATAGAAATATTCAATTTAACTATCTTTAAAATAAATCAATAAATAAGAAAGGGATTGTCAAAACAATCCCTTTAAAACTAAAAATTTTAGTTATTTAATAGTCGAAGTCTCCCCCCATTCCTGGAGCTCCAGCAGGTGCTGCATCTTTTTTCTCTGGCAAATCAGCGACTATGCATTCAGTGGTAAGTACCATTCCTGCTATAGATGCTGCATTCTGTAATCCTGAACGAGTAACTTTTGCAGGATCAACTATTCCAGCTGCAGACATATCTACATAATCTCCAGTAGCTGCATTAAATCCATCATTGAATGGTTTTGATTTAACATTTTCAGCAATTACTGCTCCATTTGAACCGGCATTTTCGGCAATTCTCATGAGCGGAGATGTTAATGAGGCCTCAACAATGTTAGCTCCTATTAATTCCTCTCCAGATAAAGCTTTATCAGCCCATTCCTTAAGAATCGGAGCCAAGTGAGCTAAAGTCGTACCACCTCCGGGAACAATTCCCTCTTCAACAGCAGCTTTTGTTGCATTAATAGCATCTTCTAAACGAAGTTTTTTATCCTTCATTTCAGTTTCAGTAGCTGCACCGACTTTGATAACTGCAACACCTCCAGCCAGCTTAGCTAAACGTTCCTGAAGTTTTTCTTTATCGTAGGAAGAGTCCGTTTCATCCATTTGCTTTTTAATCTGATCGCATCTTGCAGTAACAGCCTTTTCATTACCCTCAGCGACAATAGTTGTTGTCTCTTTGTTGATAGTGATTCTTCTACCGGTGCCTAACATCTCTAAAGTTGCGTTTTCTAATTTTAAGCCTGCATCTTCAGTAATTAGTTGACCATTGGTTAAAACAGCCATATCTTCAAGCATTGCTTTTCTTCTATCCCCAAATCCTGGAGCCTTAACTGCAGCAACATTAAGTACACCTCTTAATCTATTTACTACTAAAGTTGCTAAAGCTTCTTTTTCAATATCTTCTGCGATGATCACTAGTGGCTTTCCTGTTTTAGCTATTTGCTCTAGAACTGGTACTAAATCTTGTACTAAAGCGATTTTTTTATCAGTGAGTAAAATGTAAGGCTCATCTAAAACTGCCTCCATACGCTCAGTATCTGTCGCAAAATATGGAGAAATGTAACCTTTATCAAATCTCATTCCTTCAGTAACTTCCAACTCAGTGGTCATTGATTTTCCCTCTTCGAGAGAAATAACACCCTCTTTGCCAACTTTATCCATTGCGTTGGCAATCATTTCGCCAACTTCCTCATCATTACCTGCCGCTATAGTTCCACATTGAGCTATAGCAGTGCTATCACTAATCGGCTTTGAATTCTCTTCAATTTTGCCAACCAAGAATTCTGTAGCTTTATCAATACCTTTTTTAAGCGTAATTGCGTTAGCACCAGCTGCTACGTTTCTTAAGCCAGCTTTTACCATTGCATGAGCTAAAACAGTCGCGGTGGTGGTACCATCACCTGCAGCATCATTTGTCTTTGAAGCAGCTTGTCTGATTAGAGCAACACCAGTATTTTCAATATGGTCCTCTAATTCAATTTCTTTTGCGATTGTTACCCCATCATTAATGATTTGAGGGGCCCCAAATTTTTTCTCTAAGACAACATTTCTTCCTTTTGGTCCAAGCGTTACAGCTACAGACTCAGCAAGGATATCAATGCCTCTTTCAAGCGCTCTACGAGCTTGCTCGTTGTAAATAATTCTTTTAGCCATGTTAGGCAAGTAATTTAATAATAAGTTTTAATAATTTTTGAAACAAATAAATTAGCCAACTACAGCTAATATATCCTTTTCTGAAAGTAAGACGTACTCATCTCCTCCCAATTTGATGTCAGTTCCAGCATATTTGCTGTATAAGACTTTATCGCCAATACTCACTTCGGGAGTTTGTCGAGAACCATCGTCGTTGAGCTTCCCAGGGCCGACCTGAGCAACTTCTCCTACCTGTGGTTTTTCTTTAGCTGAGTCGGGCAAAAGGATGCCACCAGCAGTTTTTTCCTCAGATTCGGAAACTTTGATAAATATTCTATCTCCCAGTGGTTTGACTGTAGAGACTGTAAGTGAAACAGCTGCCATAGATTAATGGTGGATCATAAATGCGACGCAATGCGTCAAAAGTCTGGTGAGAGTATTACTCAAACCGTATGGTAAATAACATAATCTGTTAAGCAGCAATTAAACCACTCTTTAACTGTGCGGTTGGCCGAACCCAGTTAACGAATATACCCTCGGGATGGTAATATTTCGCATTATGAGCTGTTCTAAAATCAGCTAATCCTCACCAAGTCAATAAAAAATGGTAGCAACTCCATCAACTTCAGCACCAGCAAAAGGTGTAGTACGTCAAGTCATAGGTCCAGTTCTGGATGTAGAATTCCCAGCTGGTAAATTACCAAAAATTTTGAATGCTTTACGAATAGAAGCCAAAAATCCAGCAGGGCAAGACATAGCGCTCACCGCAGAGGTTCAACAACTACTTGGGGATCATAGAGTAAGGGCTGTTGCTATGAGCGGCACAGATGGCCTTGTAAGAGGCATGGAGGCGACTGACACAGGTGCTCCAATATCAGTTCCTGTAGGAGAGGCGACTTTAGGAAGAATATTTAACGTATTAGGTGAACCAGTAGATGAACAAGGTCCAGTAAATACTTCAGATATCGCGCCAATTCATAGATCAGCCCCTAAATTAACTGATTTAGAAACTAAGCCTAAAGTTTTCGAAACTGGAATTAAAGTCATCGACTTATTGGCCCCTTATAGGCAAGGTGGAAAAGTTGGTTTGTTTGGAGGAGCTGGGGTAGGTAAAACAGTACTAATACAAGAGTTAATTAATAACATTGCCAAAGAGCATGGTGGTGTATCAGTTTTTGGAGGAGTTGGTGAAAGAACGAGAGAAGGGAATGATTTGTACGAAGAATTTAAGGAGTCAGGTGTCATCAATGCAGATGATTTATCTCAATCTAAAGTTGCGTTGTGCTTCGGCCAAATGAATGAGCCCCCAGGTGCAAGAATGAGAGTCGGCTTATCGGCATTAACTATGGCTGAACATTTTAGAGATGTAAACAAGCAAGATGTGCTTCTTTTTGTAGATAATATATTTAGATTTGTACAAGCTGGCTCTGAAGTCTCTGCTCTGTTAGGAAGAATGCCTTCTGCTGTTGGGTATCAACCAACTCTAGGAACTGATGTTGGAGCATTACAAGAGAGAATTACATCAACTTTAGAGGGTTCCATTACATCAATTCAAGCAGTATATGTTCCAGCGGATGATTTAACTGATCCTGCTCCCGCTACAACTTTCGCACACTTAGACGCTACAACCGTTCTTGCTAGAGGTCTCGCTGCAAAGGGTATTTATCCAGCAGTTGATCCTCTAGATTCAACCAGCACGATGCTTCAACCCTCAGTAGTCGGTGATGAACATTACAAGACAGCTCGCGCGGTTCAATCAACCTTACAAAGATACAAAGAGCTCCAGGATATTATCGCGATTCTTGGATTAGATGAATTATCTGAAGAAGATAGATTGACAGTAAGCAGAGCGAGAAAAATTGAAAAATTCTTATCTCAGCCTTTCTTCGTAGCAGAAATCTTCACAGGAATGTCTGGTAAATATGTCAAACTAGAAGATACAATTGCTGGCTTTAATATGATATTAGCTGGTGAACTGGATGATTTACCCGAACAAGCTTTTTACTTGGTAGGTAATATCGATGAAGTAAAAGCAAAGGCAGAAAAAATAAAAGAAGAAAAATAAATTATCAACTTTCATAAATAATTTTAATCTCTTTAAAAATTTAAATTCATGGCAATTTCACTCAAGGTTTTAGCTCCAAATCAGAATGTTTACGAAGGTGATGCTGAAGAGGTAATTCTTCCAAGCACCACTGGTCAAATTGGGGTACTCCCTGGACATATATCTTTAGTAACGGCTATCGATATTGGTGTCTTAAGACTAAGAATGAATTCCAAATGGAAATCTATAGCTTTAATGGGTGGCTTTGCTGAAATAGAGTCAGATGAAGTTATAGTTCTTGTTAACAGCGCTGAAATTGGGTCCGAAATTAATATCCAAAATGCTGAAGATGCTCTTAAAAAAGCAAAATCCGCAATTAGTAAATTTCCCGAAAATGAGAAAAGCTCAGAAAAGATTAAAGCCCTTAATGAAGTCTCAAAAGCTGAGGCAAGAATTCAAGCTTCAAAAAACTAAATTTTAAGCAGTCCCACAGAAAGCGACTTCAGGAAATTTAAGCTTTGCTTCTTCCAATTTTTTCGTTTTACCTTCTTCTTGCCAGTAATTAATTACTTCAGTAGCTTTATTCAATATTTCAACTCTTTCATTATCTGTAATCCAACTTTTATTCTCTAATTCGCTCTTTAATTTTTCCCATGCGTCATCTCTTGGCCAAAAATAGTAAGCAGTTAATGGACTTGAACCTCCTCCAACTATTTGATCTACTGCCAATGCGACATTATCAGGTAACCATAAGATTTTGATAATAAATCTACCCTCATCTGGTTTTGGAGTATAGCCTGTGGGAACTCCATCTTCATCAATTTTAGCAGCCGCTAAAACGGCGTTTGCTCCCATCATCCCTGCATTTGGTGAGGTTATTTTTGATTTTTGAGAAACATTTTTTTGTTCTTGCTGCTCCTTAGCATTCTCATTACCCTTATCTGATGAAGTCATTCAGTAATATTAGATTTATTTTTATAATTTATCAGTTAATGGTCACTAATTGATCATTTTGATCAAAAATTCTTGCTTTTATTTATTGATTATCACTAAAAGTTAATCTTATCTTTCTCTTGATACTTCATAAAAATCATAAATTTTTGCCTCTAAAGAATCCCAAAGATCTTTAGGAATATCATTTTCTTCTGCAAACATTCCAAGTTGACTAGCCAAGCCTCTTGCTTGAGATAATTTAGAATCATAAGAACTAGTTTTATCCATGTTAAAATTTTTAATTATCTTAAAAAATTAAATCTATTAACTGTAAAAGTCAAATATTCAATACTCTAAATCAGAAATTTCTTTAAGTGCGGCGAAGCTAAGAATTTCTGGCTCTTTTTCATTTACAAGGACATCATCTTCTATTCTTATTCCTATACCTTTCCATTTTTCTTCAATAGTAGGTTGACCTTCTGGAACGGGAATTCTGTCACTTATGTAAATACCTGGTTCGACAGTAAGTATCATCCCATTCTGTAAGGGAACATCATATTCTCCCATCCTATATGCACCAACATCGTGAACATCTAAACCAAGCCAATGTCCAGTTCTATGCATATATAAATGTTTATAAGATCCGTTTTCAATTATTCCATCAGTATCTCCTCTTAATAGTCCAATTTCTTTTAATCCCTCTACCAGAATTCTCAAAGCAATATTATGAACGTTAGTAGAATTAGATCCTTTAACAGAATTTTTGATTGCATTTTTTTGTGCTTCTAAAACAATTTCATAAATAAGTTTCTGCTCCTTAGAAAATTTACCACCGATAGGAAAAGTTCTTGTAATATCACCATTGTAATAATCAATTAATGAACAACCTGCATCTACTAATAATAAATCCCCATTATTCAGCTCAGAGTTATTTAATGTGTAATGCAAAATGCATGCATTATCACCTGAAGCAACGATAGAGTTATAAGCAGGACCTCTTGCACCTTTTTCTAAAAAGAATCCTTCTATTAATCCTTGAATTTGTCTTTCATTTTTCTTTGATGAAATAGATTCCCTTACTAATTCATGGGCTTCAGCTGAAATTTGAGTAGCCTCTCTCATTCTATTTATTTCAAAATCACTTTTAATTAAGCGCATTTCATTGAGATATATTTCAGGCGATTTTATAGAATTTGCTCCTATTCCTACCCTTGACCTAGCTTCTTGTTGTTGAGAAAATATTTCCAAAACAATTTTTTCAACTTTGCTATGTTTACCAATTGAATAAACAATCTCTTCTGATTCACCGATATAAACTGGAAGCAGATCCTTAAACTCATTAATTGAATGAGCTTTATCAGCCTTAAATTCTCTTTCGGCACCTTCTATTCCCCACCTAAAGCCATGCCATACCTCACCTAAAATATCCTTTGGAGCAACAAACAAAATAAACCTTTCCCCTTTTGGCTTATGAGATAAGAAAAGAGCAATAGAATCAGGCTCATCAAAGCCAGTCAGATACCAAAAATTACTGTCTTGTCTAAAAGGATATTCACAATCTGCATGATGCCTAACCAAGCTAGAACTTGGAATAATAGCAGCTTTGCCATTTAATTTTTTGAAGAAAATTTCTCTTCTTTCTTCAAATACTCTACAGTCAGGTTTAAACATAAAATTTTGGATTGGCGAATTTTATAAAAAAATGGAAGAATGAATTAGAAGATATTTAAAAACTAATCTTTTTAATGGAACCAAATGTCTACATTCTAATTTTACTTATAATTATAATTTTAGTAGGTTCAGCATGTTGTTCAGGAGTAGAAGCAGCTTTTTTAGCAGTCAATTCAATAAGGATTTTAGAATTAGCATCAAAACAAAAACCCAAGAGTTCTGCAAATCAACTACTTAAACTTAGAAAACATCTTGGGAGAACTTTAACTGTAATTACCATAACTAATAATGGGTTTAACATAATTGGTAGTCTCCTTTTAGGAGTCTATGGGGCACTAATAATTAAAAGTAGTTTGGGATTAACATTATTTTCAATCGCTTTTTATGTATTAGTTGTATTACTTGGCGAAGTACTTCCAAAAGCATTAGGTACAAGATTTTCCCTACAAATAGCCATGTTTTCTGTTCCTATTTTGAGGATGTTAAATAGTTTAATGAGGCCATTTTTATTATTAATAGAACAATTATTTCCTGTTATAACTGCGGAGAACGAAATATCGACTGATGAAGCAGAGATTAGACAAATGGCGAAAATAGGCTCACAGAAGGGATTTATAGAGGCTGATGAAGCAGAAATGATACTTAAGGTTTTTCAATTAAATGACTTAAAAGCGAAAGATTTAATGATCCCAAGAGTGTCAGCGCCTAGTCTTGATGGGTCCTCAAATCTTGATGAAATTTCCAAACTTATAATTTCAAATAATTCTCCATGGTGGGTTGTTTTGGGAGATAAAGTTGACAAAATACAAGGGATAGCTAAACGTGAGAACTTACTAACTAGTCTTATCAAAGGAGAAAATAAAAAATTAATATCTGAATTATGTGATCCTGTCGACTACATCCCGGAAATGATAAAAGTAGACAAGTTGTTAACAAGATTTGACAAGGATCATAAAGGAGTGAAAGTAGTAGTAGATGAATTTGGAGGATTCGTGGGAATAATCGGATCAGAAGCTGTGCTCTCGGTATTGGCAGGTTGGTGGAAAGAATAAAAATGAAGCAAATTAATATTGATAAAAGTTATTTACTTTTGAAAAAATGGTGGGAAAGTATTGATCTTACAAACTATGAAAAATGTAATTTAAACAATGAAATTATTTCTTTAAATCAACAACTTTTCAGACTTAACGAAAAGCAATTAAGAATTGGAATATATGGCAAAGCAGGAGTTGGTAAATCCTCTATTTTGAATTTAATATTAAATAAAAACGTATTTAAGACAGGCATTATAAATGGGACCACAAAAAATATTGAAAGGGAAGAGTGGAATTTCAAGCATCAAAGTCTAAGAACAATCGAATTAATTGATGCTCCAGGCTTTGATTTTTGTGACATCAAAGATCCAGAAAATATATTCTCGCAAATCAATAGTTCAGAACTAATTTTATTTACAATAACTGGAGATATAAACAGAAATGAAGTATCTCAAATCAATTCATTTATTAAGAATGGGAAAAAAATTATTCTTGTTTTTAATAAAATTGATATGTGGGAAGGGCATGATTTAAAAGAAATTTTAAAAAATATAAGGTTAAAACTTCCACAATATATAAAAATCCCGATAATAATAAATTCGAAAAATAATATTAGGAACCAGTTAAGTGAGTTAATTAATAATTATGGAGAAAGTCTATTGACTTTAAACTCTCTTCAATTAGCTGATAAATTATTCTTAAAAATAAAAGAACAAAGATTAAAAAAAAGACAACGCGAAGCTCAATCGATTATAGGTAAATTTGCAACAATAAAAGCATCAGGTGTAGCATTGAATCCATTGATTTTGCTTGATATTGCAGGAGGTTTTGCATTAGATACTGCATTAGTTAGTGAGTTGAGCAAAGTTTATGGATTAAATCTTAAAGGTGAATCAGTACGAAAAATCATCAAAAAGATTTCTATAAATAATATCTTCCTTGGAGCCACTCAAGTTGGTATAAATACATCTTTTAATTTATTGCGTAAAATTTTCTTGGCCACTGCTCCTTTTACAAATGGTTTATCATTATTACCCTACGGACCTATTGCTATTGTACAAGCAGCTATATCGGTTCGCTCAACAAAAATAGTTGGTAAATTAGCCGCTAAAGAAATATTTAGAAAAAGTAAAGGATATCTTTTAGATCCATCTCACATAATCAAAAAAATCGCAATTAAAGAACCTGAGATTTTTGATTATACAAAGATTTATTTATCTAGTAAAAAGTTAGATAATAATTTTTCTATTTTTCTACCTTGAAATTTGATACTAAAAATCGAATTGCCTTATTTGGGACTAGTGCAGATCCACCAACCATTGGTCACAAAAAAATACTTGAAGAATTATCAAACATTTATTCTTGTGTTATTGCTTATGCAAGTGATAATCCAAAAAAAAAGCATAAAGAAAATATTTTCTTTCGAAACCTTTTATTAAAATCACTTATAAAAGATATAAATAATCCTAAAATCATTTTTAATCAAAAAATAAGTAGCCAATGGGCTATCGAATCTATTGAAGAATGTCAAAAAAATTATCCCTCTAGTAAAGTAGATTTTGTAATAGGAAGTGATTTAATTACGGAAATTTTCTCATGGAAAAATTTTGATAAGATTATTCATGCAGTTAAATTACTTATCATCAAAAGGGAAGGATATCCAATTGAATCTAAGACTCTTAAAATGTTAAAAATTAATAAAGTTATCTTTGAAATTTCTTCATTAAACATTCCCAATATTTCTAGTTCAATGGTTAGATTAAATAATAATTATTCTGATTTACCTGAATCATTAATCGATATAGTGAAGAAGAATAACTTATATAAAACGATTAGGTAGTTGAATGAATTTTTTCATTGCACAATTGAATCCAATTGTGGGAGATCTAGAGGGGAATGCGAAAAAAATACTTACTGAAACTGGTAAAGCATATTCAAATTGTGCTGATATGGTTCTCACCCCAGAATTATCATTATGGGGTTATCCTGCTAAAGATTTACTTCTAAAAAAAAATTTAATTGAAAGACAATATTCTATTTTAGATCAATTATCCATATCAATTTTTAAAAAATATGGGAATTTAAGTGTTGCGGTAGGGATTGCAGAAAAGATTGATGATTCTTTTTTCCCAAATCTTTATAATTCTATTGTTCTTATTGAGCGTGGCAAATGGAAAACAATTGCACGTAAAATTATTCTCCCAACTTATGAAGTATTTGATGAAAAACGATACTTTCGATCTGAGCAAAGAGTATCTGTAATCTCCAAAACAATAAAAAACAAAACTTATAAGCTTGGAATAACTATATGCGAAGATTTATGGGTTAATGAAAATATAGAAGGAAGAGGTATTCATAAAAAGAATCCGATTATAGATTTAAAAAGCAAAAAAATTGATCTTTTATTAAATTTATCTGCCTCTCCTTATACGTTCAAAAAATTCAATTTAAGAAATAAAATTTCAAGTTTTGCTGCTAAATATCTTCAAGTCCCCTTAATATATGTTAACCAGATAGGGGCAAATGATGATTTAATTTTTGATGGAAATAGTTTCATTATGAATAAAAATGGATCAAAAATTAAACAATTAAAATCGTTCTCAGAGGATACCTCTAGTTGGGATATTAACGAAAATTTAAATTTAGTAGACGAAAAAATCTCTTCTGAAATTTCTTCAGTTTTTGATGCTTTAGTTTTAGGAGTAAAAGACTATGCTAAAAAATGCGGATTTAGATCCGCTTTAATTGGCCTAAGCGGAGGAATTGATTCAGCATTAGTTTCAGTAATTGCAACTGCTGCATTAGGAAGTGAAAAAATTTTTTGCGTTTCAATGCCTTCAAAGTGGAGCTCAGAGCATTCTAAAATCGATGCAAAAGATTTAGTCGCAAGACTAAACATAAACTTAAATACAATTTCAATTGAGAATATTATGTCCTCTTTTGAAAAATCTTTTATAGAAAGCTTAAACTTCAAAACAGAAGGAATAACAAATCAAAATATTCAATCAAGGATAAGGGGTACTCTCTTAATGGCTTTAGCTAATCAAGAAAATCATTTGTTACTTTCAACAGGTAATAAATCAGAACTAGCTGTTGGATATTGCACTTTATATGGTGACATGAATGGAGGATTATCTGTAATAGGTGATTTATATAAAACTAACGTTTTTAAATTGTGTAGATGGCTTGATAGTAAAGATTCAATAGAACATAGAAAAGCATATAAATTAGATACCAAAGTCAAAATAATAGGCGATCAAATCTGCAATAAGCCTCCAAGCGCTGAACTTGGTCCTGATCAACTTGATACTGATTCACTACCTCCATACTCTTTATTGGATAAAATTCTGAAGGGAATTATTGAAGAAAAAAAAGATTTACAACTTCTTGAACAAGATGGTCATACCAAAGAACAAATTTTAAAAATAATTACACTTATTAAAAAAGCCGAATTCAAAAGAAAGCAAGCTCCTCCAATACTAAAACTAAGTAGTCAATCACTTGGTAGTGACTGGAGAGTACCAATTGCAATCTCTAATTAAAAAAGCTATTTCTTAAAATTTAATTCTTGGACTTTATTCAACGGTCTTTTAATTGATTTTAGATTAATTCCCTGTCTAAGAGCAAGAATTAAGC is part of the Prochlorococcus marinus subsp. pastoris str. CCMP1986 genome and harbors:
- a CDS encoding CNNM domain-containing protein, encoding MEPNVYILILLIIIILVGSACCSGVEAAFLAVNSIRILELASKQKPKSSANQLLKLRKHLGRTLTVITITNNGFNIIGSLLLGVYGALIIKSSLGLTLFSIAFYVLVVLLGEVLPKALGTRFSLQIAMFSVPILRMLNSLMRPFLLLIEQLFPVITAENEISTDEAEIRQMAKIGSQKGFIEADEAEMILKVFQLNDLKAKDLMIPRVSAPSLDGSSNLDEISKLIISNNSPWWVVLGDKVDKIQGIAKRENLLTSLIKGENKKLISELCDPVDYIPEMIKVDKLLTRFDKDHKGVKVVVDEFGGFVGIIGSEAVLSVLAGWWKE
- a CDS encoding GTP-binding protein, whose amino-acid sequence is MKQINIDKSYLLLKKWWESIDLTNYEKCNLNNEIISLNQQLFRLNEKQLRIGIYGKAGVGKSSILNLILNKNVFKTGIINGTTKNIEREEWNFKHQSLRTIELIDAPGFDFCDIKDPENIFSQINSSELILFTITGDINRNEVSQINSFIKNGKKIILVFNKIDMWEGHDLKEILKNIRLKLPQYIKIPIIINSKNNIRNQLSELINNYGESLLTLNSLQLADKLFLKIKEQRLKKRQREAQSIIGKFATIKASGVALNPLILLDIAGGFALDTALVSELSKVYGLNLKGESVRKIIKKISINNIFLGATQVGINTSFNLLRKIFLATAPFTNGLSLLPYGPIAIVQAAISVRSTKIVGKLAAKEIFRKSKGYLLDPSHIIKKIAIKEPEIFDYTKIYLSSKKLDNNFSIFLP
- a CDS encoding nicotinate-nucleotide adenylyltransferase, with the translated sequence MKFDTKNRIALFGTSADPPTIGHKKILEELSNIYSCVIAYASDNPKKKHKENIFFRNLLLKSLIKDINNPKIIFNQKISSQWAIESIEECQKNYPSSKVDFVIGSDLITEIFSWKNFDKIIHAVKLLIIKREGYPIESKTLKMLKINKVIFEISSLNIPNISSSMVRLNNNYSDLPESLIDIVKKNNLYKTIR
- a CDS encoding NAD+ synthase, which gives rise to MNFFIAQLNPIVGDLEGNAKKILTETGKAYSNCADMVLTPELSLWGYPAKDLLLKKNLIERQYSILDQLSISIFKKYGNLSVAVGIAEKIDDSFFPNLYNSIVLIERGKWKTIARKIILPTYEVFDEKRYFRSEQRVSVISKTIKNKTYKLGITICEDLWVNENIEGRGIHKKNPIIDLKSKKIDLLLNLSASPYTFKKFNLRNKISSFAAKYLQVPLIYVNQIGANDDLIFDGNSFIMNKNGSKIKQLKSFSEDTSSWDINENLNLVDEKISSEISSVFDALVLGVKDYAKKCGFRSALIGLSGGIDSALVSVIATAALGSEKIFCVSMPSKWSSEHSKIDAKDLVARLNINLNTISIENIMSSFEKSFIESLNFKTEGITNQNIQSRIRGTLLMALANQENHLLLSTGNKSELAVGYCTLYGDMNGGLSVIGDLYKTNVFKLCRWLDSKDSIEHRKAYKLDTKVKIIGDQICNKPPSAELGPDQLDTDSLPPYSLLDKILKGIIEEKKDLQLLEQDGHTKEQILKIITLIKKAEFKRKQAPPILKLSSQSLGSDWRVPIAISN